GGTGGGGAGCACTTTACCTTAAGTCTGGTAAAGGCGCTGAGCGTCCAGCCAGACCAAGCAACTGAAATCAAAGTAAAATTCGGCATCGCTGAAAGTGATTTTAAAGATAAAGTTTTGGCTGCTCTTGAGCCGGATTTTAAAACCATGATTAAAGAGGCTAAGAGGGTGCTGAAGTTTTACCAGGAGCGAGCCGAGCATCAGCCCAAGGTAGCCTCGGTAGTGATAGCCGGGGGTTCGGCTAGAATGCCAGGCCTGGCCGACTATATGCAGAAAGAGCTTGGGCTGCCTTTAGTGGTTGCAAACCCTTGGAATCATTTGGTGTCGAATAAGGTCCAAGAAGCCACCAAAAAAGATGCTCCAATGTTTACTACTGCTGTAGGGCTGGCGCTGAGAGAGGAGCCTAAGCATGGTTAATCTTCTGCCACCGGATATTAAATTCCAGGTAGAATACTCTAAAAAGAATGCCAGGCTGATTCGATATATTAAAATTATCGTACTGCTGGCTGTTGTAATCGGTGGAATGATGGTGGGAGGCCGCATGTATTTAGAGGGTCAAATTGCGGCTATAGATAAAACCAACAGAGAGAAAAACGAGCAGATTGCAAAAAGTAAAGAACTCGAAACAAGCGCCAAAGCCATCAATTCCCGGCTAGTGTCGATACAAAGCATCCAGAAAAACCAAGCAAAATTTTCTCTGCTTTTAAGCGACCTAGCAGCGGCCACACCTAGTGATGTAGCGATCGATACCATTACCCTGACGGGAGATGATAAAAAGCCTGTGCGCATAGATGCTACCGCAAAAAACTACCGGGCAGGATTAAGCTTTAGAGAAAGCCTGGCCCGCTCTACTCGTATTGGAGCAGCCGATTTGGAATCTATTACCCAAAGCGAGGGCGGCCAGCACAAGGTGGTGGTAACGATAGCATTTAACGCGGGGCAATCACGATGAAGCCAAATAAATTTTTCGTAATACTAGTGATTGCTATTGTCACCCTCTTAGTCTTGGGCGGTTTTGGGTATTATATGGTAAGCCAGAGCCTGTCTAACGGCACTAGAATTCTCAGCCAGAAGCTGGCCGACGAACAGCTGGCCGACGAGCGTCTGAGCCAATTAAACGACTTGGAGGAGCAGTATAAAAAACTCACCCCCTTGCTGGGCGATATCGAAGCTGCTCTGCCTAAGACAAAACAACAGTCAGAACTTGCCCTGCAGCTTCAAGACATCGCAACCCAAAGCGGTATGTCTATTACTAATTTAACCTTTCAACCCAATACCACCCTACCAAACACCATAAGCCAGACAGTCAAACTGGGTGATGTATTGGCAATTCCGGTAACTTTCAACTTGGGTGGTTCATATGCCCAGCTACAGAGCTTTTTGCAAAAACAAGAAAGACTGAACCGCTATACCAGCGTTACAAACCTGAACATTAACCGCGGAGAAAGAGGCTCATTGACCTTCACTGTCACCCTGCATGCCTACGTAAAGCCATGACCAAGCAACTACTAGAACTACTAATTAAAAAGCAAAAAACACTGATAGCCATATCTATCGGCTCAATACTGATATATACCTTGTATCAAATCAGCCTAATCACTACCATCGGACCAGATCAGGCCTACCTGGAAAAGCAGAAGGAAAATATTAAGACCACTCAGCTCAAGGTCGATCAAAAAACGATTGAGGCTATTAGAAACCTGGTGCCAGCCAGAGAAAGCGATCTCTCCCCTACCGGCGGAAAATCCGACCCGTTCTCATTTTAGTTGAATCAAATCTTTGGCTTGCCAAACAAGCGCCTCCGACTTTTCAATCAAATCCTCCAAGCCTTCTGGCTGCAAATACTTTTTTGTCTGCGGTTCGCGTTTGGAAGAAATATTAATAGGCTCAGCTTTAAAGTCACTGCCCTCCTTAACCACAAAACAGCGCCTATGTGGATGACGGCTCAGACCAAAACTTTTTAGCGTTAGTCTGACTCCCTTCCAACACCCGCCGCAGTTTTTAATGTATCGTATTTCTTTTCTGTCACCTACCGAACCAATAGAAATATAATCGCATAAAACAGGGTCAAAAATCCGGCCCTGATTATCGATTTCTAGCTTAAAAGACGGCTTGTCGTAAATAACCATATTACAGCAGCTTAGTTTGAGGGTTTTCGGGCGGTTCCACGCCCAGATGCACATAAGCCTTCTGTGTTGCTTTGCGTCCTCTGGCCGTACGCTCTAACAGACCGATCTGCATCAAGAACGGCTCGTACACGTCTTCAATTGTGGCTCTTTCTTCAGAGCAAATAGCAGCCAAAGTCTCTACGCCCACTGGCCCGCCTTGGTAATGTTCAATAATAGCTGAGAGCAGCTTGCGGTCAGCGCTATCTAGACCGAGCTCGTCTATCTCCAGCATAGAAAGCGCATCTTTGGCGATACTCAGACTCACCGCGCCGTCGTGTTTAACCTGAGCAAAATCGCGCACCCGCTTAAGCAGTCTGTTTGCCACACGCGGGGTTAACCGGGAGCGCAACGCTATCTCCCCTGCGGCGTCTTTATCTAGCTTCACATCCAGAATCCGGGCCGAGCGCTGCAGAATCTTTACCATCTCTTCAGGGGTGTAATACTCTAGGCGATGCACCATACCGAAGCGGTCGCGGAAGGGCGCGCTGAGAGCACCGGCTCTGGTGGTGGCACCAATAATTGTAAATTTCGGCAGATCGAGTCGGATGGATTTAGCCGAAGGCCCTTTGCCTAGCATAATATCTATACCGTAATCTTCCATTGCCGGATATAACACCTCCTCTACCGTTTTAGGCAGCCGGTGGATTTCATCTATAAATAATATGTCGCCTTCGCTCAGGTTGGTCAGGATAGAGGCCAGATCCCCTGCCCTCTCTATAGCCGGGCCGGAAGTAACCCGCAAATTAGAGCGTGTTTCGGCAGCAATCACTCCGGCCATGGTCGTCTTGCCCAGGCCTGGTGGCCCATACAGCAGAACGTGATCCAGCACTTCAGCTCGCGCGGCGGCTGCTTGGATGGCTAGCTTAAGGGTATCTTTAATTAGGTTTTGGCCGACATAAGAAGTGAAGGTTTTAGGCCGCAGGGTTTCTTCTAGCTGTTGCTCTTCTGGGGTGGTGGTTTCTTCGGTTGCTGTAATGCGTTCGATCATACCGATATTTTACCATCTTTAATGCTTTTAGCGAACAAAAGACGAAAGCCCCCTTGCAAAGAACTTTCGTTTCCGCAAAGGGGCTACCGAGCAGCTAAGGCGCTATAGCCGTGCTCTTTCTCCCATATGGCGTCGGCTTCATCGCGAATCCGCTGCAGTTCCTGCCGAATGAAGTCAGCCGTCAAGAGTTCGCACGCTTCAGTAACGAACTTTTCATATTGCGCTATGGGCAAATCTGAGACAACTCCACATTCCGTACAACCGCGGCGCTCACTAAGGCTATCGATCTCCCAATCCAGCCGCATCTTTAGCTCTAATGGTTTATCAAGCGACTCGTTTTCATGGATTAAATGACCGCTTGGCTTAACTTGAAATTCGTACTTGCAAACTGGGCATTGAAGCACACCTTCAAACTCTAAGACGGCGACTGAAGTCGGTCCAGACTGCAAATAGAGGTGCGGCTCCCACGATAACAAATTCAAAATCTTCCTCCTAGACGATCGGCGTGGTCATGAAGTTTGCGCAGCGCTTCAATATTATTCTTTCAAAAATCGGATTACCTGATTGTTTGCAAGATATCAGGATAGCTGCTTAAGGGCAAGCTTAATGCGCTCTTGCGCGTCTGTAACATCGGCCGGTACTTTAGCCGCAGCCTCAGCGGCTTGGGCAGCCGAGTAGCCTAGGCCAATTAAAGCCTGGTAGGCGCTGTCTTGCGAACTTGCACCCATATCTCCCCCAGCTTCAATCTTGCCCTTCAGCTCCACCACTATCCGCTCGGCTGTTTTTTTACCAACACCACTCACACCTTTGAGTAGCTCCGGGTCACCAGTCGCTATCGCCTGCTGTAGCCTGTTAAGCGTAGCAGCCGAGAGTACTTGCATGGCGACTTTGGGCCCTACCCCGCTTACGCCCAGTAGCTGAGTATATAGCCGTTTAGCTGCCAGCGCGCTAAAGCCATAGAGTACATGGGTATCTTCCCTGATATGTTCATATATATAGTACTTGGCCAATTCCCCTGCCTTAGCCTTGCCCCAATCCTCAGTAGTCAGCACCACCTCATAGCCAATTCCGCCAAGCTCTATAATGACTGCATCATTCTGCTTTTCAGATACCTTGCCGCTAATAGTCGCTATCATAATTTACTCTCCGCCATTTGGTGGGCATGGGTAATGGCTATAGCCAACCCATCGGCCGCATCGTCTGGCTTAGGAATAGTTTTTAATTTAAGAATTGTTTTTACCATTTCCTGCATCTGTTTTTTATCGGCCCGGCCGTAACCGGTAATAGCCATTTTAACTTGCAATGGAGTATATTCAAAAACCGGCAGCCCGGATTTTGCAGCGGCTAAAATTACCACTCCCCTTGCCTGGCCAACCGTCATCGCGGTGGTAACATTAGCCGCAAAGTATAAGAGCTCCACTGCAACTTCGTCGGGCCGGAGCTCATTAACCAGCTGGGTAACCTCATCATAAATAGTTACTAAGCGGTCGGGCATTGGTGTGTCTTTGGAGGTGCTTATTACACCGGCATCAACAAACTTAATGCCTTCATCGGTTTTTTCTATTAAGCCAAAACCAGTAGTGGCGGTACCTGGGTCTATGCCTAGGATCCTCACGATAATTGCTCAGCCAATTCCGGTGATAAATCAAAATTGGCATGTGCCCCTGTAACATCCTCATAGTCTTCCAGTATATCCATGATTTTCATAATCTGAGTTGCGGTTTTTTGATCGCTAATCATCACCGGGGTTTTGGGTATGTAGGCCAGCTCAGCAGATTCTGCTTCGTGCCCCAGCTCAGACAGTTTCTTTTGCACAGCGCTTAAAGCAGTGGGCTTTGTGTAAACCGTTAGCTCGCCCTCACCTTCTTCCGCATCTTCGACCACGTCCTCGGCGCCGGCTTCGATCGCGTCTAGTGTGGCAGCCTCAACATCCTTGGGCTGAAGGCGAATTACACCTTTATGGTCGAACTGGTACATTACAGAACCGGGGTCGGCCATCCGCCCGCCATGCTTTGTAACCAGAGTGCGGATTTCTGGTGCCGTACGGTTACGATTGTCGGTAGCCGCCTCTATAATTAAGGCTGCCCCGCCCGGCAGCATCGCCTCATAGGTTACCTCTTCTATCCTAGCTCCGCCCAGTTCGCCTGTGCCGCGCTTAATAGCCCGCTCAATGTTGGCGGTAGGCATATTTACAGATTTGGCCTTAGCTATTGCCAGCCGCAGCTTAAAGTTCATTTCCGGGTCACCCCCGCCCTGCCGGGCCGCCACCGAAACGAGATTAGCTACCTGTGTAAAGGCCTTGCCGCGGCGCGCGTCAGTAATCGCTTTTTTGTGTTTGATTGAATGCCATTTGGAGTGACCAGACATAGCTTATCTCTTAAGAATTATCAGATAAATTATACCTTTTATCTGTAGGTGTGAAAACGGTGGCTTTTAGGCAAGAATTGCAAAGTCAGGCCAATACCTTATCTTTCAGTGTATCCACCTGCCTAATACCGCGAACTTTTTTTGTAAGTACAAAGGTAAGGACCGCAATAGCTATATATAATGCCGCCACCTGCCACAGATCGGCTGAATATTTTGCACTCGCCCCTTCCCACCCGTTCATCCACTGTACGACCCCAACTATCATCGCAAGCAAGCCAGCCGTTGGCAAGCCGAGCCAAGCGGCCACTATCGGAAACGTCATGCCAACAATCCCCAAGCTAAAACTTAGCAGCATAGCCAGCGGAATAAGAGGCAGTATGAGCAGATTAGCCAGTGGTGATACCACGGAGAGGTTGCCGAAAATCAGTAAAATCAGCGGAAAGGTCATAATATGCGCAGCAATTGATTGCGCAGCCAGCATGGTGACGGCATTAGGCCGCTTAAATAGACGGCTTTCTGCCAATGGAGCCAAAACCAGGATGCCAAAGAAAGCCAGGAACGAAAGCTGCCAGCCTAGATCGTAGATTAAATAATCTGGCTTGATTAAAGCCGTAACGGCTGCCGGCAGAGCAATGAGCGTCATCGGTTTTACGCGCCGGCCGTAGTAGGCGGCGGCAAGACCCAGTACTGCCACAAAAGCAGCCCTAACGATTGAGGCACTAAAACCAGCCACAATTAAGAAGCCGGCTATCAGCCACAAACTGCCGGCCGTCGCTATGTAGTTAGAAGCCCGGCCCAGCAAGCGGTAAACAGCCTGGATAATGATGGTGAGATTGTAGCCAGAAACGGCAATTAAATGGGTCAGGCCAACAACCGTCAGCTGGTCCTGCAGTTCTCTTGGTATCAGTCCCCGGGCGCCCACCAGCAGACCCAGGCTGAATGAGGCAAGATCCTCGGGCAGATACGAACGCAGACTAGCAAAGAACCTTTGGCGTAACTGCTCGAGCCAGCTGGTCTCGGTTGATATTACTTCGGTCTGAGCGAAGCCGATTCGGGTTTGAACCGCCCCTAGACTTGTGCCCAGTTTGCCTCGGGCTTTTACCCTGTAGCCGCGCTGCAGCTTTTTATAATTAGTCTGCATCCGCACCGCGCCAGCGATCGGCTGGCCATCATACTCCAGAGATTTTAGCGTAAAAGAAACGAATCCCTTATCTGTCCGCACAGGGTCATCACTGATCGTGCCCGTAAGCGTCACCTTCTGGCCAATATTCTGGCCCAGCGCGGTATTCTCTAGTCGGGTGGCATCCCCTCTCCACATTCCAAGCAGCAAACACGCGGCCAGCAGCCAAAGAAGTGCCAGCCGGGATTTTAGTATCATCAAAACTACGGCTATAGCTGCAGCGGTAAAAATCAAAATCACATCAATAGAAAAAGAATTACGGCCAATAATGATGCCGGCTAAAGTAAAAATAGCTAATAGCGTTATTTGCGTGGATCGTTTTAATTGCATAAAAAAGAGGGCCTAAACCCTCTATCGAATATTTATATGGAGGGCCCACTGGGATTCGAACCCAGGACGCACAGCTTAAAAGGCTGTCGCTCTAACCAACTGAGCTATGGGCCCTCGTTGTAATAACTCTTTTAATGTTACAGATAGATGAACTGAAATAATATACCTTAATCAGGAAAGACGGTCAATTTGTCAGTGATGCGGGCGAGGGCGCAGGAACACCTCGGCGGCCATAGCCACCGGTACTAGCCCGACCCACCATAGGCGCAAATCGTATATCCAGGAGGCTAAATTAGAATTATCTGTAATCTGCCTCAGTACGTCCTCCTCCATTTGCATAAAGACACTTCCGGTAATTAAAAGCGCCACTAGAACCGCTAGCACCAGAGTAACTGCCATGCTGCTCTTATGCCGCATATGCAGGCGATGGTGCCCTAGCTGCAATAGTGCCACCGGCAAGATCAAAAGCACCAACTGCACAACCGTCAAAGAAAGGCTTATGCCGCCGTATTGGCTAGTGGCTACCATTTCGTGCAACTGCCGGGCAAAGGTGGCCGATAAAACTAGCCCGACATAAATACTGACCGCCAGCCGGTTCAGCCCCATTTGGCCGAATACCAAGCCATAAGCAATCAGCAGGCCGATAACGGCTACTATTAAAGCGTCTGTACTTAGACTGGGCAAGTAATCCATACTTCTATTTTACTGCTAATGCTTAGCTTCGGTAAAGTCAGAGTCGCCAAAAACGCTTGCCGCCGCCTTCTGCTGCAAACTCTTCTAGCAGTTTTTTCTGCTTGGCGGTCAGGGTAGATGGTATTTGTACCCATACCGTTACCAAGTGATCGCCCCGCCTGCCGCTCCTGGCCATAGAGGGCACTCCGCGGCCGCTCAGCTTAAACACCTTACCGTTTTGGGTACCGGCTGGAATTTTTAGTTT
The sequence above is drawn from the Candidatus Dormiibacterota bacterium genome and encodes:
- the pilO gene encoding type 4a pilus biogenesis protein PilO, with the translated sequence MKPNKFFVILVIAIVTLLVLGGFGYYMVSQSLSNGTRILSQKLADEQLADERLSQLNDLEEQYKKLTPLLGDIEAALPKTKQQSELALQLQDIATQSGMSITNLTFQPNTTLPNTISQTVKLGDVLAIPVTFNLGGSYAQLQSFLQKQERLNRYTSVTNLNINRGERGSLTFTVTLHAYVKP
- the ruvC gene encoding crossover junction endodeoxyribonuclease RuvC; protein product: MRILGIDPGTATTGFGLIEKTDEGIKFVDAGVISTSKDTPMPDRLVTIYDEVTQLVNELRPDEVAVELLYFAANVTTAMTVGQARGVVILAAAKSGLPVFEYTPLQVKMAITGYGRADKKQMQEMVKTILKLKTIPKPDDAADGLAIAITHAHQMAESKL
- the ruvA gene encoding Holliday junction branch migration protein RuvA; the encoded protein is MIATISGKVSEKQNDAVIIELGGIGYEVVLTTEDWGKAKAGELAKYYIYEHIREDTHVLYGFSALAAKRLYTQLLGVSGVGPKVAMQVLSAATLNRLQQAIATGDPELLKGVSGVGKKTAERIVVELKGKIEAGGDMGASSQDSAYQALIGLGYSAAQAAEAAAKVPADVTDAQERIKLALKQLS
- a CDS encoding PilN domain-containing protein, with amino-acid sequence MVNLLPPDIKFQVEYSKKNARLIRYIKIIVLLAVVIGGMMVGGRMYLEGQIAAIDKTNREKNEQIAKSKELETSAKAINSRLVSIQSIQKNQAKFSLLLSDLAAATPSDVAIDTITLTGDDKKPVRIDATAKNYRAGLSFRESLARSTRIGAADLESITQSEGGQHKVVVTIAFNAGQSR
- a CDS encoding YebC/PmpR family DNA-binding transcriptional regulator, yielding MSGHSKWHSIKHKKAITDARRGKAFTQVANLVSVAARQGGGDPEMNFKLRLAIAKAKSVNMPTANIERAIKRGTGELGGARIEEVTYEAMLPGGAALIIEAATDNRNRTAPEIRTLVTKHGGRMADPGSVMYQFDHKGVIRLQPKDVEAATLDAIEAGAEDVVEDAEEGEGELTVYTKPTALSAVQKKLSELGHEAESAELAYIPKTPVMISDQKTATQIMKIMDILEDYEDVTGAHANFDLSPELAEQLS
- a CDS encoding ComEC/Rec2 family competence protein, which encodes MQLKRSTQITLLAIFTLAGIIIGRNSFSIDVILIFTAAAIAVVLMILKSRLALLWLLAACLLLGMWRGDATRLENTALGQNIGQKVTLTGTISDDPVRTDKGFVSFTLKSLEYDGQPIAGAVRMQTNYKKLQRGYRVKARGKLGTSLGAVQTRIGFAQTEVISTETSWLEQLRQRFFASLRSYLPEDLASFSLGLLVGARGLIPRELQDQLTVVGLTHLIAVSGYNLTIIIQAVYRLLGRASNYIATAGSLWLIAGFLIVAGFSASIVRAAFVAVLGLAAAYYGRRVKPMTLIALPAAVTALIKPDYLIYDLGWQLSFLAFFGILVLAPLAESRLFKRPNAVTMLAAQSIAAHIMTFPLILLIFGNLSVVSPLANLLILPLIPLAMLLSFSLGIVGMTFPIVAAWLGLPTAGLLAMIVGVVQWMNGWEGASAKYSADLWQVAALYIAIAVLTFVLTKKVRGIRQVDTLKDKVLA
- the ruvB gene encoding Holliday junction branch migration DNA helicase RuvB; translated protein: MIERITATEETTTPEEQQLEETLRPKTFTSYVGQNLIKDTLKLAIQAAAARAEVLDHVLLYGPPGLGKTTMAGVIAAETRSNLRVTSGPAIERAGDLASILTNLSEGDILFIDEIHRLPKTVEEVLYPAMEDYGIDIMLGKGPSAKSIRLDLPKFTIIGATTRAGALSAPFRDRFGMVHRLEYYTPEEMVKILQRSARILDVKLDKDAAGEIALRSRLTPRVANRLLKRVRDFAQVKHDGAVSLSIAKDALSMLEIDELGLDSADRKLLSAIIEHYQGGPVGVETLAAICSEERATIEDVYEPFLMQIGLLERTARGRKATQKAYVHLGVEPPENPQTKLL